A genome region from Schlesneria paludicola DSM 18645 includes the following:
- a CDS encoding succinate dehydrogenase cytochrome b subunit, whose product MTDSTSQPQAGLIDQVGLRWVLRLLSSSIGQKFVMGVTGLFLTGFVVAHLAGNLLLFVGADEYNEYAHALHNQKELLIIAEVGLLVLFVAHVYLAVATSIGNTTSRNSQYVMKQTKIPGRVIGANSWMFASGAVVLGFLILHLIDMRFGLRGDLKYLAESDPNAPYHNTMVVLNSPISRVIYFVGVVVLGVHLSHGFQSAFQSIGLNHPKYMPLIKVIGKILAVVIAVGFASIVVFVPGLRH is encoded by the coding sequence GTGACGGACTCGACTTCCCAGCCCCAAGCTGGGTTGATTGACCAAGTGGGTTTGCGCTGGGTTCTACGGTTGCTGTCGTCGTCGATCGGCCAGAAATTTGTGATGGGGGTCACGGGACTCTTCCTGACCGGATTCGTGGTCGCACATCTGGCTGGAAACCTGTTGCTATTCGTTGGTGCTGATGAATACAACGAATACGCGCACGCCCTGCACAATCAGAAAGAACTGCTGATCATCGCCGAAGTGGGGTTGTTGGTCCTGTTCGTGGCGCATGTGTACCTCGCAGTCGCCACTTCGATTGGGAATACGACCTCACGCAATAGCCAGTACGTGATGAAACAGACCAAGATTCCCGGCCGCGTGATTGGTGCCAATTCTTGGATGTTCGCCTCGGGAGCCGTGGTGCTCGGGTTTCTGATTCTGCATCTGATCGACATGCGATTCGGCTTACGCGGCGACCTGAAATATCTGGCCGAGTCTGATCCCAACGCACCCTATCACAATACGATGGTCGTGCTGAACAGCCCCATTAGCCGGGTGATCTACTTTGTGGGTGTCGTGGTCTTGGGCGTGCATCTGTCGCACGGATTCCAAAGTGCCTTTCAGTCGATCGGGCTGAATCACCCCAAATATATGCCGCTGATCAAAGTCATTGGAAAGATTTTAGCGGTCGTCATCGCTGTCGGGTTCGCCAGCATCGTCGTCTTCGTCCCGGGACTGCGGCACTAG
- a CDS encoding SDR family oxidoreductase, with protein sequence MRILVLGCGYVGRRAAATWVADGHEVFALTRSEQNAKSFLEAAIRPILGDVCDPGSLRDLPAIDLTLHSIGFDRSSGKTQEDVTCGGLRHVLNHLPNSCGRFIQISSTSVYGQSDGEWVDENATCEPIQPGGQLALTAENLLHETFSARGHGRVVVLRLAGIYGPDRLLSRVNALREGLVLSGRGDSWLNLIHVDDAVTAIRAVATQELESIHNVYNVVDDEPITRRDYFECLARLVEAPTPRFDPAQPSARGSGGLNKRCSNRRLREEFNWNPAYPTMGVGLPAALKASIE encoded by the coding sequence ATGCGAATTCTCGTATTGGGTTGCGGATATGTGGGGCGTCGTGCGGCTGCGACTTGGGTGGCCGATGGACATGAAGTGTTCGCCCTGACGCGAAGTGAGCAGAATGCGAAGTCATTTCTCGAAGCGGCGATACGCCCCATTCTGGGCGACGTGTGCGATCCGGGTTCGTTGCGCGACCTGCCAGCGATCGATCTGACATTGCATTCCATCGGGTTTGACCGGTCATCCGGGAAAACCCAGGAAGACGTGACTTGCGGTGGGTTGCGACACGTGTTGAACCATCTGCCCAACAGTTGTGGACGATTTATTCAGATCTCGAGCACAAGCGTCTATGGGCAGTCTGACGGTGAATGGGTCGATGAGAATGCAACCTGCGAACCGATTCAACCGGGAGGTCAGCTCGCGCTCACCGCGGAGAATCTGTTGCATGAAACGTTCTCGGCGCGGGGACATGGCCGGGTGGTGGTTCTGCGTCTGGCGGGAATTTATGGTCCAGATCGGTTGCTCTCGCGTGTCAATGCACTTCGCGAGGGTTTGGTGTTGTCGGGGCGAGGCGATTCGTGGCTCAATCTGATCCACGTTGACGATGCCGTGACTGCGATCCGTGCCGTGGCGACGCAGGAATTGGAGTCAATTCACAACGTCTACAACGTTGTCGACGATGAACCGATAACGCGTCGTGACTATTTCGAATGCCTGGCGCGTCTTGTGGAAGCGCCGACACCGCGGTTCGATCCGGCGCAGCCGAGTGCTCGCGGTTCCGGCGGGTTGAACAAACGCTGTTCGAATCGCCGCCTGCGTGAGGAGTTCAACTGGAATCCTGCTTATCCGACAATGGGGGTCGGCCTACCGGCGGCGCTGAAGGCTTCAATCGAATGA